Genomic window (Magnolia sinica isolate HGM2019 chromosome 6, MsV1, whole genome shotgun sequence):
AGGTGCTAGTCATTATGTATGTACCTTTTGTTAAGTGGATCAAAATCATGGTCCGATGACTTGGATGCTTGTTTAGGATGTAGGTCCAACAGTAGTGTTGTAAGGCCACAAACATCTTGGGCTTGCATGACCGAGCCATGCATCAGTTGACCTTGGGGCAAACTAATGGTTTGTCATCTAATCCAACCTGATTGAAGATTAGAATTGTATTGCTATTTAATAGGCAAAATACAGAGGGTTTTACAGTTATACAAAACAAGGATTGCATGTTCGAGAGAAATATATCGAGTTGCTGCAGACCCATCATGAGATGATGTGCCATCCTCCAAGCTGATTATTCTTGGTAAAATTAAAAGTAATTTGACAATCTTTTCCTCACCATCTAAAAAAGGCATAGAAAGACCTGCTTATAGGTAGGTGGTACCCCTGGACTAAGCAACATAATATATATTCTTTTATTATTGGGTACATCACAGTTAGCTCAGAATCCTGGCCAACAACAACTGATGGGCCGCCCGAGCTCATGTGGGCCGGCCCCTCCGTTGTTGTTGGGTACATCACAGTTAGCTCAGAATACTGGCCAACAACAACCGAGCAGCCCCGAGCTCATGTGGGGCTGTGCTTGGCTTTACCCTAGTACACTGTAGGAACCTCATCCAGATCCCAGGGAGGACCATGATACTATGTCCTCTACGATGGTCTTGCCATGTTCTCAGAACATGTTCGACTCATTAGGCACCATCTGTGCACCAATATAGCCTGTGGTAACTAAGTTAGCAAAAGATCCACTTTATTTAAGAGGAGAACAGTATCTTAGGAACCTACTGATCAGTTGTGCCCCCTATTTAAGAGGAGAACGGCATCTTAATCAATCTAGGGCTTACCCAACTAAAAATGGATGTCTCCCATGAGAAATAATAACCACGTCGGCTACATGCAAAGATTTGGGACTAGGATCTGTGAAATCCATGGTTATCAAATCTCCCCTGGTTGTTTGGTGAGAATTGGCCAAATCCATGTACTTTTCAAAGCCACACCTCcagaaatccatggatttggtaGTTGGGAAAACCACAACCCCACATCCTGCAGCAGCTCATCAACAATTTGAATAGCAGCTGGGAATTCTCCAGCCAAAAGTCACCTCGTTTTAAGTAGACTATTCCCATAAACATGCGCAGTCCGCATCTGATATTGGCTCCACCAAAATCATGTaccaatcataaattgcaggcaGGTACATCCAAGAGGCCTTATTGTCTGAAATCTCATGATGATTGCTCCCTCACACTAACTGTGAGGAGAAACATGCGCTTCATGGACAGATCCCCTCTATCAGCTCAAATAGTCCAGCTACAATTTAATGCCTTCAAATCAACAACCCAAAATCTCATCTCTAACAGTTTTCAAGTGTTTTGAATGTGACCAGGTAATTTCAAGAAACAAAATCCGATAACTGGCGACCCCAACAGGCAGGTTCCATCAACCCTCAGTCTGCTCCCTCAGCCGTCGGATTGTGCTCCTCACAGTTACAGCACTTGCAGTACTGAGAACAAGAGAGAATAAGAATAAGTAAACCTCAGCAGTTACAAAAGCAGTTATCGCTCGTGCATTTAATATCTTGAAGTGGAAAGAACATTAGAAGGGAGAGTAAGAAAGGAATACTTTAAGGTGTAAGCCCCTCCTGCTTTCACTTTGCCACAGTCCTTGCAACCCCATATCCCAACAGCCTTCCTCTTAACCGCATACTGTGTATCATGAATATCCAATCAGCACCAGTATCTGAATTATTTGCATGAAACAATGACACCCAAATAGAGACGTGGATATAGAGACAATGCAGGTACAACTCATCAGCTTCTGAAAATTTTGGATACAGTAAATCCTTCCAATGTACAGAAGGCTGTAGGGTTATTTAGATGTTTTTGATTGTAAAATCATCAGATTTTTTTTAAGAACTAAAAGAGTccaaatatagaaacaaaatattTGTCTAATCTATGCATATCTTTAAGAAATTTTTACAGTATAACATGTAAATTTAGTATACGGTAAATGTCACATACAACATTGCATGGGAAATTTAACATACAATGTTTTTATTTTATGCCGACAAGTCACTTTGGGGGTACATCAGAATTGTGaaaatggtgggccataacattaaATGAACATCACCTGGAGCAAAATTTTGAAGAATCCACTCGTGGGCTGCGCACGCACGAAGTGTGCGACCATTGGTTGTCTTCATATTTTGAgggcctgatgaatggaccatcatGGTCTTTGGACGTTCCACGATTTGCATGGATTGGATGTTATAAACCAGTGATGTGTTGGCAGGAGAAGTGTTGTATGTTAAAGTTTCCATACAACTTTGTATGTGAACATCTGTCAATATGTAATTGATTATTTTTTAAGGTTTTCAATATTGTAATTTGTGTAGGTAATATGAATGCTGCAAAGCATATGATAAGCAGTCACCAAaaacaagaacaagaagaagaagaattaagTATACTAATGTATCCCATAGTTCTATCCATATTTTCTACTCTGAATGAATAACGATACTCCAGGCCTATACAAGCATTTGAGAATCAAAGGCATGAAGCAATGGGGATGAAACAAGAGGATTGGCATTCAAAGATACCTTCCCACAGAACTCACAGAAGTATTTTGCATGCTGACTCACTTCCATCTTTTTGATCTGCTTCCTCAAGCTGGCACCATATCTTGTACCTGAAATGTCAAATTGGTTTAGCAACCCCTACCTTGTTCTTGTGGAAGAGTTAAAATTCACTACCAATGATTCTAATACTCACCATACTTGCCGACAATTCCGGCCTTCTTTGTACGCTTGGTCTGCATCCACAGAAGGCATCAACAGAGAAACAGTACCGAGTATGAGATAAGGAACATGGGCAAACAAGTATATTTTGGAGGTACCCCAATTGCTAGCAGGGTGCTTGCCAGATTTTTCTGCGACATCCAAACATAATGTATACTcggtttggttgccacttaaaaatgagttcatttcattttagttaaaAGTAATCAAAGATTAGAGattttggtaaggattaaaaTTATTCTTGATAGCCCATAATTTATATAAACTGTGATCTACAATTTGATTACAGattttggtaaggattaaaaTTAATCTTGATAGCCCATaatttatataaactatgatctacaacacataattactgttaattaaaatgacatgacatcagttttaagtggcaaccaaacaggggcttaaccattaaaaatattggcAAATGTCATGCAAGCATAGGTGCGTCAATGAGGAATCGAAAGAACATTTTTCATACCTTATTTTATTTTGGTGAACAATTTCTATTCAAGGGAACAAGGAATAATCGGATACCAAAACCGTTAGATTGGTGTCCAACCAAAGGAACACAAAATGGCCGACATGATGTATGGCCCTGTTGAAGTGCCCCAATCAAGATGCATTTATCATACATCTGATGAGCTCACCTTCCAATGTTACCATTCCCAGTCGGTGCATATCTACAATTCTTTTGATGTGGCCACAAAACTTAGTGATGGAGGGCCTGGTTTCTAGGATCAGCATCTGATGTCTGTTTCTGTCTAACACTCACACCCATATTGCTTTCTAAGTGACACAGGCCATCTCCATTAATGAAAAGTGAAATTCGAGGCAATTTGATCACAATGAGCAGATGAAATCAACAGCTAATTGCTGCAAACTTGGTTTTGATTGgacaaatcaataatcaaccaaCTATTGTACATGACAATTCATCATATGTATTGAGGTTTATTTGAATATTGAACCCATGAAGAGTCTTGTTTTGGATCTTAAACAGGTTTTCGTATAGCATGTGGACTAAGTTGGATAATGTTAGTGCATTTCCTGTGTTAGGTGGCTCGCATGTATGCACGTCTCttttttgggagttttggagaaCTGGGCTCTTTTGTTTTCAAAAGGCTAAACCTATCACATAGGATAACCATAGGGCAAGCATGTAATAAGGAGAGACCAGTGGGACTTGGTTCCTACAATGGGATAGGGGAACCCAGACCTATAAATTAAAGACACTTGGCCCACCTCACCAGAGGTTGAGTTCTTCATTGACTTGACTTCCACCCACTTCACTCCACGCTGGCCTACCGGAAAAGAAAGCAAGCTAGTCCAAGCAAGAAGGTGACACCTGTTTTTCTATAGCTTTCTCTACTGAAGGGGAACCTAATGTTGATATGCTGCCAACTCTGCTAGAGTGTCTGGTTCAAGGTAAGGGTGCCTCCACTTGCCTTCTTATCACCACCTTTTCCTCTATACACCTGCCCATTTGCAGAATGTGGAGTGACAATCAAAACAGTCCATCTTGAAGCCAGTAGGAAAAGGAAAATGCCACGTATTCAATTAGTCATGGCCCAAGATATGTTTTAAATTTCCGTATCAATTTATGCTTTTCCAACAGATGTTATTGTTTatgcatgcatttcacaatctAGGCTAAGAAATCCTAACCGTTGATTTATTGTATAAAAATTAACATGTGGTATCATAGCATAGGTTTTGAGACAACACATATGAAATCCAttatcaatgaaaaatcacacaaTCGTTTCAACCCATTTCATAGCATATAGATCACATAATGAAGAACTTCATTGTTATCTCCCATGATTATTCCCAACTGCTTATTctatgaaattttgaaaaaaaaaaaaaaaaaaccttaaagtTATTCCATGCACGCTTCTTCTAGATTCCCCTTCAAGAACATTGTTTTCACATCCATATAAATTATTGATGTTCAATGGAAATAATCATTTGGAATAACCACGGAGAAACAATATAGATGTGATCCATGCTATTAAATGGGTGAAAACAATTACATAGTTTTCCATTGATCATAGATTTGCATATGTACAGTCTCAACCTACACTCTATACCACATGTTCCATTGATCATAGATTTGCATTTATGCGGTCTTAACCTACGCTCCAATACCACATGTCAGCTTTCATGAAATCAAATCAACGGTTAGAATTCCTTAGTTAAACTTGCCTTACACATGCATATGCATAACATCATTTGAAAAATCATAAATCAATACAAAAATCGTAAACATATCTTGAACCATGATTAATCATAGATGCACACGGTTCCTTGTCCACCAACTTCAAGATGGACAGCTCTAATTATCACTCCACGCGTCTAATCATGTGAACACTCTTAGCTCGTCTTCTCACTAATTCTCTCCCAAATGTGTGCTTATAAATTAATAGCCTTATACATTGTTTGAGCTTGGATGAAAATAGCCAAGACTCACTAATTTATATGGCTAGGTTCTCTATCGCATCATAGGAATCATGTCTCATTGAACTTTCCTTCCTTATCACATGCTAGTCTTTATCTTTATATTACTTGATTAGGTTTAACCTTTTAAAAACAAATGATCACAAGTTTTTCAGAACTTCCAAAAGGTAGACACCGGGGGATATGCTAACAGGGGTGGCAGTCTCACTGCCGAATCTCACATTCCAAAACCAGTGACAAATGCGTACaagatcccaaccattcatttcatggaccccaccatgtattttCCATAATCCAAGAATTAGGCCATTCCTCAGCTCCACATGTGCACTAAATGTGAACTGTTGGCCAATTTGTTTTAATCATTTCCTTTTTTAATACATGTGATGCCCCCCCATCTACACAACAGGATTCACGTAATGAACTGCTTGATCTCACGTGCATGCACTACGCTAGAACACATACAGTGTCTAGATGGCCAGCCTCATGCATACATGTGGCCTAATCAGTGACGCAAACCCATGAAGGGGGTAcaaatagattttttttagaaaagaagaagaagaagaagaagaaagagattgtgggaaagaacccaacaatcctctagctgaATGCTTGAGACCGCAAAAAACACCCCTCATCGGATCTTTTACCAATCGAACCAAAGAAAGAAACCTGAAAACTAAACTTTTATTCCACAATCATAATAATAATCCCTTACACCTCATAGCATAGGCTTATAAAGACATAAATGAGGTAGAGAAGCCcctaataatttaaaaaataaccaAATTGCCCCTAAATCCCGTCACTACCATATGGGCTttatgtaaatgggccataactcaTTCAAACAGCCTCGGAATTGCATAATCTTGGAATCGTTTAAAAGCTTACTTAATAGGCTATCAAATGGGACCAATTTCGTATCTTTTGGACATTGTTTGGTGccccaaaagtggcccaccaagactgatgaaaataccaaaaaaggaaaatttatTAAATAAAGCAAATCCTAGTAACTAACAAAAACAAATAAATCCTATAAATATAGGTACCATCTGATTGATCCTCTCAGCCCCACAATgtaatctgaccgttgatctCATCAGACCACGGATCCGTGGTCCAGATCATCAGTCAAGACAATCTGAACGGGGGGATTCTTCAAATCCTAATCAATCGgcttgtgtggccatttggttaCATCAATCAGAGCTCTCGTTCTCGTTCTTATGCAGACAGTGGCATTTCCGTAATTCCTTTTCATTAGAGCCATCGTTGTTGTAAAGACGATGGCATTTTCGTAAATATTTAGCAATATTCGTgtcaaaaaaaaaacacaaaaaaaaaaaaaaaaaaaaaaaaaaaactctgtaaAATGATACTGATGAAACGTTTGAAGCAGAAGCACATTTCCATACATCCATACATATGCGTAGCTTAAGGCAATAGAATAAATATGGGCACGTTAGAATACGACGACCGTATACGTACCATATTCGCTGCCGGGGAAGACGGTCTATGCGCAGCGCCAACGGAAAGTGGATTGCAGTGCTGCAGAAACCCTAATTTGCTTTCTTGCTTTTATAGCGAGAGTGATGCTTTAATAATGCGACTGGTGCTCAATACGCACCCTTTTAATTTTGGTGGTCCGCGTGTGCATTTTAAAAGACGGGCACTCGGGAGGATCTTCGAAAATGAGGGGATTTTTGGTTGCATGGGCCGTCATCGGTAAGGCCGGTCATATcagcggtttggatcattgagccATGGCCCCACTCGTGTAGGTGCATGCTGTTGCTGTTATTTCAATCTCCATCATATGATTAGTGCATATGTGTCGAAATTAAATGTACGGCGTCACATGATTAGTGCATGTGTCAAAATTAAATGTACGGCTATATTCCATCTTAACAGCTACGACCTAAGGCGCTGGGCAAATACATAGGAGATGGACCAAACGGGACCAAGATCTAATAAGGCCGGTCGCCTAGAAAAGGCCATTGGGTGATTGTTACAGGATGGAGTTATTTCTTTTAAGATAGGTCAAGTATCTATATtccatataaaataatttttcctCTTTAATAGAaatcaaacaaaataataataacaataataataaataaatcttaCTACAAGTAATAAAGAACAACTAGAAAATGCCTTTCTAGATAGAGAATTGTACCTTATACTTGAACTGAATCCAACGTATAAGTATAAATGTAAATTACATCTAAAGTTAATAACTATTTAATTATTGTTACGGATTACATTAAGGACCGTAAAAGATAAATGATTGAAAGTTATACTGAGAAATGTAAATGACTAATAAAGATAAGGATTACATCAAGAAATGTAAATGAAAGATAATCGAAATATAGTTTTTACTTTGTTtagtttggttggtatgagatgatttTTTCCTGTTGTATTTCCTTGTTATTTATAGTATTAAATTAATCATCTAGATGCTTCTCACGTTCTGACGATTACTGTAATTGTTTCAACACTACATGACTTTATATGGACTTCCTTGTAAATTTGACACTTATCCTATTAACCACTTCAGGTTTTTTTACCAACTTGACCGCATCTCACTCGATTACTCAGGATGACTCTCAGCTGCTTGATTTgcttttgagtttattttaaatGCTCTGTCTTGTCACTACGTCAAATGTGATTCTATAAAAATCATTTCAAGTATAGTCGAAGATCTTTAGTAtattatatcttttattttttataacacaTGTCATTTCCAATTGAGTTTCCTAATAACGGTTAGAAATATGGCACAACATTGCCCCCACATCGTTTCGCGCTTTGGTAAAAGGTAAATGTGAAGCTAATTCATTGTTTGACGCAATAAATGTGATTGATCGGTCATGTAAAAACATTAATTTCAACGGTCTTGGTCGAACCCGACCATCTCAATcgaaaaaatatcaaaattggGTACATGGCCATCTTGGTCAGCAAATTCGTCCATCTTGGTCAAATTCAAATGTCTTAGTCGAAAAACGGCAACTTCAGCCGTCTTGGTCAAATTCAACTATCATGATTGAAAAATGGCAAATTCAGTTGTCCTTATCAAACCCGTTCGTTTTGATTAAGAGACAGCGAATTTGGCTGTCTTAGTCGCACTCAGCCGCCATGATCGAAAAACTACAAAATTGGTTGTGACAATGGAGACTGTCAATCAATCCATTTCGAATAGGGCTTACGGTTGAACGGGGTAGTAATATGGCTAAGAGCCCATTACTTCTTGAACTACTTGAATAAGTTGGTCACGATTCGAAGTGGTGAGATTTGGCTATTAGAGGTGGTTCAGAGCCTACTTGGTTTTGTCTTCCATGATACGGTAGATTCTCATAAAAGGGCTAACCCTTAGCTATATCCTGATTTCATTCTT
Coding sequences:
- the LOC131248089 gene encoding large ribosomal subunit protein eL43z isoform X2, with the translated sequence MTKRTKKAGIVGKYGTRYGASLRKQIKKMEVSQHAKYFCEFCGKYAVKRKAVGIWGCKDCGKVKAGGAYTLNTASAVTVRSTIRRLREQTEG
- the LOC131248089 gene encoding large ribosomal subunit protein eL43z isoform X1, which translates into the protein MQTKRTKKAGIVGKYGTRYGASLRKQIKKMEVSQHAKYFCEFCGKYAVKRKAVGIWGCKDCGKVKAGGAYTLNTASAVTVRSTIRRLREQTEG